One genomic segment of Actinoplanes ianthinogenes includes these proteins:
- a CDS encoding DUF3159 domain-containing protein — protein sequence MAQPESLSDLLNGRRAAVDASWPAVGFLAGWLAFHTIGAGIAGALLAALGVVAWRLRRGDKPRAVLIGLLGVCVAALIALRTGKAEDFFLLQILTNGASVLVWTISIVIRWPLLGVVVGAVLGQRTRWRRDPELLRAYSRASWIWVLQYVIRVAVFLPLYAAGEPGALAVARIVLSWPLVAACLAASWWVIRRTLPAEHPGLRHPVLQK from the coding sequence ATGGCGCAGCCGGAATCGCTGTCGGATTTGCTCAACGGGCGGCGTGCCGCCGTCGACGCGTCATGGCCCGCGGTCGGCTTCCTGGCCGGTTGGCTGGCCTTCCACACCATCGGGGCCGGCATCGCCGGCGCGCTGCTCGCCGCCCTCGGCGTGGTCGCCTGGCGCCTGCGCCGCGGTGACAAGCCCCGAGCCGTCCTGATCGGCCTGCTCGGCGTCTGCGTGGCCGCGCTGATCGCCCTGCGCACCGGCAAGGCCGAGGACTTCTTCCTGCTCCAGATCCTCACCAACGGCGCCAGCGTCCTGGTCTGGACGATCAGCATCGTGATCCGCTGGCCGCTGCTGGGCGTGGTCGTCGGCGCCGTCCTGGGCCAGCGCACCCGCTGGCGCCGCGACCCCGAGCTGCTCCGGGCCTACTCCCGGGCCAGCTGGATCTGGGTCCTGCAATACGTCATCCGGGTCGCGGTCTTCCTCCCCCTTTACGCCGCCGGCGAGCCGGGCGCCCTGGCCGTCGCCCGCATCGTCCTGAGCTGGCCGCTGGTGGCCGCCTGCCTCGCGGCCAGCTGGTGGGTCATCCGGCGCACCCTCCCGGCGGAGCACCCCGGCCTCCGCCATCCGGTGCTCCAGAAATAA
- a CDS encoding YciI family protein encodes MRYLIMLKAVPPPAPPPPALMEAIMKLGADATAAGALLDTAGLAPSAAGARVSLAGGQLSVTDGPFAEAKETISYALYEVRSKQEAVEWASRFLVLHRDLWPGWEGDAEVLKVFGPDDFGPPA; translated from the coding sequence ATGCGATACCTGATCATGCTCAAGGCCGTTCCGCCCCCGGCCCCGCCGCCGCCGGCCCTGATGGAGGCGATCATGAAACTCGGCGCCGACGCCACCGCCGCCGGAGCGCTGCTGGACACCGCGGGTCTCGCCCCGAGCGCGGCCGGCGCCCGGGTGTCGCTCGCCGGCGGGCAGCTGAGCGTGACCGACGGCCCGTTCGCCGAGGCGAAGGAGACCATCAGCTACGCGCTCTACGAGGTGCGATCCAAACAGGAGGCGGTCGAGTGGGCGTCCCGGTTCCTCGTCCTGCACCGGGACCTGTGGCCGGGCTGGGAGGGCGACGCCGAGGTCCTCAAGGTTTTCGGGCCGGACGACTTCGGCCCGCCTGCCTGA
- a CDS encoding DUF998 domain-containing protein yields the protein MTTQTITSDSIGRQCSPATRITRSLLGYGVIAGPFYVTVSLAQALTRDGFRLDKHAWSLLENGSLGWIQITNFLLTGLMTIAAAAGLRRAMTTGRGHRWAPRLITVYGVSMLGAGIFTADPASGFPVGTPEITTVSGHGMLHFVAGGIGFLCLIAACLVLGSRFARTGRAALAWFSRVTGIVFLAAFAGIASGSHGPVTPAFVAAVLLVWAWLATVCVHFSRSAV from the coding sequence ATGACCACGCAGACCATCACCTCGGACAGCATCGGCCGGCAGTGCTCGCCGGCCACCCGGATCACCCGCTCGCTGCTCGGTTACGGCGTCATCGCCGGACCGTTCTACGTCACGGTGAGCCTGGCGCAGGCTCTGACCCGGGACGGTTTCCGGCTGGACAAGCACGCGTGGAGCCTGCTGGAGAACGGCAGCCTCGGCTGGATCCAGATCACCAACTTCCTCCTCACCGGCCTGATGACCATCGCCGCGGCCGCCGGGCTGCGCCGGGCCATGACCACCGGACGGGGACACCGATGGGCGCCCCGGTTGATTACCGTGTACGGGGTGAGCATGCTCGGCGCCGGGATCTTCACCGCCGACCCGGCATCGGGTTTCCCGGTCGGAACACCGGAGATCACCACCGTGAGCGGCCACGGCATGCTGCACTTCGTCGCCGGCGGGATCGGCTTCCTCTGCCTGATCGCGGCGTGCCTGGTGCTCGGCTCCCGGTTCGCGCGGACCGGCCGAGCGGCGCTGGCCTGGTTCTCCCGGGTGACCGGCATCGTGTTCCTGGCCGCGTTCGCCGGGATCGCCAGCGGCTCGCACGGCCCGGTCACCCCGGCCTTCGTCGCCGCGGTGCTGCTCGTCTGGGCCTGGCTCGCGACCGTCTGCGTCCACTTCTCCCGCTCGGCTGTCTGA